One Polaribacter reichenbachii genomic window, TAAAATTAATGAAGAAATAAATGATGCTGTTTTGTTAGGTGTTAATAATGAGGTTGATAAAATAGGTTTAGAATAAATTTGATAAAATTCTGTAATTATTGATAAAAGTGTTCGTCTAAAAAATCAGAAATTATAAAAATGAAGAAAACACTTTTTTTATTGATGACAATTTTTACTTTTTTACAAGTAAATGGGCAAACATCAATTTTTAATGATTTATTGCAAAAACACGTTTCTGATACTGGAATTGTAGATTACAAATCTTTTAAAACTGATGTATCAAAATTAGATACTTATCTTGATTATTTAAAGAAAACTTCTCCTGATAATTCTTGGTCAGAAAATAAACAGAAAGCCTTTTGGATTAATGCTTATAATGCATATACCATCAAATTAATTTTAGACAATTATCCTTTAAAATCAATAATGGATATTAAACAAAAAGGTAAAACTGCTTGGAAAATTCTTTTTGTAGAAGTAGCTGGGAAGACTTATACTTTAGATTTTATAGAACACGAAATTTTACGTAAAAAATTATTTGACCCTAAAATTCACGTAGGTGTAAATTGTGCATCTGGTTCTTGCCCTAAATTAGGTA contains:
- a CDS encoding DUF547 domain-containing protein: MKKTLFLLMTIFTFLQVNGQTSIFNDLLQKHVSDTGIVDYKSFKTDVSKLDTYLDYLKKTSPDNSWSENKQKAFWINAYNAYTIKLILDNYPLKSIMDIKQKGKTAWKILFVEVAGKTYTLDFIEHEILRKKLFDPKIHVGVNCASGSCPKLGNKAFTEENIEAELTQLMKDFVNDVSRNKISKRKVQISSIFDWFKEDFTKNGTIIDYLNQFSEIEINPKAKISYLKYNWSLNEK